In one Silene latifolia isolate original U9 population chromosome 10, ASM4854445v1, whole genome shotgun sequence genomic region, the following are encoded:
- the LOC141609169 gene encoding uncharacterized protein LOC141609169 has protein sequence MLEDIRTMLMKRLMTKKKEMEEEGSPICPNIQKKLEKEKEKAALCEALPSSPTMYQVKDGIDEVKVNLVEKTCTCRKWDVTGVPCYHAVAAIFDQHLVAEDFVHEMYRKDTYLRAYNYSIGPCPGERHWPKVDAPLIPPPIKVGPGRPRKKRRRDPHEDPKRSGKLTKHGIEMTCSICKSKEHNKRTCPKKGTYVLEADTGPKRGRGRPRKVSNTPDSTRDQALGEPTAQPSRLGRTGRVISRGGGRGSSRGAGRGGSRGSGRSGARKRLPQGMGILFDGEGNVFTNNLNSSGPMSIDQPASTQGSTQVSSNHI, from the exons ATGCTTGAAGATATAAGGACCATGTTAATGAAAAGGCTGATGACCAAAAAGAAGGAAATGGAGGAAGAGGGGAGTCCTATATGTCCTAACATTCAAAAAAAgttagagaaagagaaggagaaagcaGCTTTATGTGAAGCCTTACCCTCTAGTCCAACAATGTATCAAGTAAAGGATGGGATTGATGAGGTTAAGGTGAATCTGGTAGAAAAGACGTGCACATGTAGGAAATGGGATGTCACTGGAGTGCCTTGTTATCATGCTGTAGCAGCCATTTTTGACCAACATCTTGTAGCAGAGGACTTTGTGCATGAAATGTATAGGAAGGACACCTATCTTAGGGCATACAACTACTCCATAGGCCCTTGTCCAGGTGAAAGGCATTGGCCTAAAGTAGATGCCCCACTAATTCCCCCACCCATCAAGGTTGGTCCAGGTAGACCGAGGAAAAAAAGAAGAAGGGATCCACATGAAGACCCTAAGAGAAGTGGAAAGCTAACTAAGCATGGAATTGAAATGACATGTTCAATATGCAAGTCCAAGGAGCACAACAAAAGGACGTGTCCTAAAAAAGGGACTTATGTGTTGGAAGCAGATACAGGCCCTAAAAGAGGTAGGGGAAGACCAAGGAAAGTCAGCAACACTCCTGATAGCACAAGGGACCAAGCCCTTGGTGAACCAACTGCACAACCATCAAGGCTAGGTAGGACTGGCAGGGTAATCAgcaggggaggaggtagagggagtTCAAGGGGGGCAGGCAGAGGTGGTTCAAGGGGATCAGGCAGAAGTGGTGCAAGAAAAAGG TTACCACAAGGAATGGGAATTCTATTTGATGGGGAAGGGAATGTTTTCACCAACAATCTCAACAGTTCAGGACCTATGAGCATTGACCAACCAGCATCTACACAAGGTTCAACACAAGTCTCAAGCAACCATATCTGA
- the LOC141608178 gene encoding uncharacterized protein LOC141608178 yields MEKNRQLKSTWLAKQFLEVFKATPHWPAKDIIETVRRAYKIMIKKSFAYKVKYYAHKLLHGSMKEHYSKLGSYMSVLEQEYPNSTFTLCTKPHVRMSDPVFFRMFICFDALKRGWVEGCRKLLCVDACFLKTFLGGQLISAIGRDANDQMYPLAWAVVEGENNDSYKWFFQQLKIALGEEDGEGWTIISDEHQSIISMVAEEFPNAEHRRCARHIFANWHKSYKGDEMKMMFWNCAQAYSQADFDDALAALKEGIHKHKNYQQCHSKQHG; encoded by the exons ATGGAGAAAAACAGGCAATTGAAATCAACTTGGTTAGCAAAACAGTTTCTTGAGGTGTTTAAAGCTACACCCCATTGGCCAGCTAAAGACATTATAGAGACTGTGAGGAGAGCTTATAAGATAATGATCAAGAAAAGCTTTGCTTATAAGGTGAAATACTATGCTCATAAATTATTACATGGTTCTATGAAGGAGCATTACAGTAAATTAGGTAGTTACATGTCAGTTCTGGAACAAGAATACCCTAATAGTACTTTCACCTTATGCACCAAGCCTCATGTTAGGATGTCTGATCCAGtatttttcagaatgttcatctGTTTTGATGCCCTTAAAAGAGGTTGGGTGGAAGGGTGTAGGAAACTTCTCTGTGTTGATGCTTGTTTTTTGAAAACATTCTTGGGTGGTCAATTAATTAGTGCAATAGGAAGAGATGCTAATGACCAAATGTACCCCTTAGCATGGGCTGTGGTGGAGGGTGAGAATAATGACAGTTACAAGTGGTTCTTTCAACAACTGAAGATAGCTTTAGGGGAGGAAGATGGTGAGGGTTGGACAATTATCTCAGATGAGCACCAG AGTATTATCAGCATGGTTGCTGAAGAATTTCCAAATGCTGAACATAGAAGATGTGCAAGACACATCTTTGCTAACTGGCATAAATCCTACAAAGGAGATGAAATGAAAATGATGTTCTGGAATTGTGCTCAAGCCTACAGTCAGGCAGATTTTGATGATGCACTAGCTGCTTTGAAAGAA GGCATTCATAAGCACAAGAACTACCAACAATGTCATAGTAAACAACATGGCTGA